In Lutra lutra chromosome 6, mLutLut1.2, whole genome shotgun sequence, the following are encoded in one genomic region:
- the LOC125102312 gene encoding kinetochore protein Spc25-like produces MENSVEVPQNIKNRNTGRLQVLVLGTLFFSNWLRSFVAFSPKMIEDELALFDKSINEFWNKFKSSVSDTSCQMVGLRDTYKDSIKACAEKLSVKLKEEERMVEMFLEYQNQICRQNNVIQEKKDNLLRLIARIKDKKQELEVLTSNIQDLKEEYAKKKETISAANKANEERLKRLQKSADLYKDRLGLEIRKIYGDKLQFIFTNIDPKHPENPFMFSLHLNEAREYEVSDSSPHLECLTEFQENVRKTNNFSAFLANVRKAFTAMVYN; encoded by the coding sequence aggttccgcaaaacattaaaaatagaaataccggGCGGCTGCAGGTCTTGGTTCTGGGAACTCTGTTTTTCTCGAATTGGTTAAGGTCTTTTGTGGCATTTTCTCCCAAAATGATAGAGGACGAACTCGCACTGTTTGATAAAAGCATAAATGAGTTTTGGAATAAATTCAAAAGCAGTGTCAGTGACACTTCCTGTCAGATGGTGGGACTGAGAGATACctacaaagactccatcaaagcATGTGCAGAAAAGCTGTCTGTgaaattaaaggaagaagaacGAATGGTTGAGATGTTTTTGGAGTATCAAAATCAAATCTGTAGGCAGAATAACgtcattcaagaaaaaaaagataacttgttAAGGTTGATTGctagaataaaagacaaaaagcaggAACTGGAAGTACTGACCTCAAATATTCAGGATCTTAAGGAGGAATATGCTAAGAAGAAGGAAACTATTTCTGCTGCTAACAAAGCTAATGAAGAGAGGTTGAAAAGACTACAGAAATCTGCAGATTTATATAAAGATCGACTTGGACTAGAAATTCGTAAAATTTATGGTGATAAACTACAGTTTATATTCACTAACATTGACCCTAAGCATCCTGAGAACCCATTTATGTTTTCCCTCCACCTAAATGAAGCCAGGGAGTATGAAGTGTCAGATAGTTCTCCTCATCTTGAGTGCCTGACAGAATTCCAAGAGAATGTAAGGAAGACCAACAATTTCTCGGCTTTTCTTGCCAATGTTCGGAAAGCTTTTACTGCTATGGTTTATAATTGA